The Scytonema hofmannii PCC 7110 genome includes a region encoding these proteins:
- a CDS encoding DUF192 domain-containing protein: MTTATNHSTTKQHNIGKFLLRTLQIVGPIAGFLAATSPLIYIALFHHPQKLPISATLTSNNQTIELEVAKQPHELEKGLRFRKAIPMNRGMLFVPQNPQQINVWMKNMNFPIDIVFIRNGSVKSIIKNVKPCGKEPCPIYSSQTEVDKVIELPASTTNNLNLKSGSKVNIKFVQPQTQ, translated from the coding sequence ATGACTACAGCAACAAACCATTCCACAACAAAACAACATAATATTGGAAAATTTCTTCTACGTACACTACAAATAGTAGGACCAATAGCAGGATTTCTGGCGGCTACCTCACCACTGATTTACATTGCATTGTTCCACCATCCCCAAAAACTTCCAATCAGTGCTACTCTCACATCCAACAACCAAACTATAGAGCTAGAAGTCGCCAAACAACCTCACGAGCTGGAAAAAGGCTTAAGATTCCGTAAGGCAATACCTATGAATCGCGGAATGCTGTTTGTTCCACAAAACCCCCAACAGATTAACGTTTGGATGAAAAACATGAATTTTCCAATAGACATCGTGTTCATCCGTAATGGCAGCGTCAAAAGTATCATTAAGAACGTTAAGCCATGTGGGAAAGAACCCTGTCCCATTTACAGTTCGCAAACTGAAGTTGACAAAGTGATAGAACTTCCTGCTTCCACAACGAACAATCTCAACCTCAAGTCAGGCTCCAAAGTTAACATCAAATTTGTACAGCCACAAACACAGTAA
- a CDS encoding enoyl-CoA hydratase-related protein, whose protein sequence is MKILIIAPEYNSLIQRTYVELVERGHDISIELAINDRVMIEATELYQPYLIIAPMLKTAIPKSIWSKHTCIIIHVGIKGNRASSLLQSSSDKQEWNVTALQASASIDTSPVWSTRTLKLRRYSEGFQYSAEVTQAVVKTIVETVKRYQGSSFVPIPNSGNANDYLSPYTTQSIRTIKWQLESTKSILKKIREADREQVVLDTIEGQQYYLYGAHEETSFKGKPGQIIATRNGAICRATTDGAIWITHLKKKSNIATFKLPATLVLKDHLQGVPEIKVPLTIPSNRKTYREIWYEEKDSVGYLHFDFYNGAMSTEQCERLRLAYVCARNRNTKVIVLMGGQDFWSNGIDFNTIEAASDPIMQSWDNINAMNDLVREIITTKTHLTIAAMHENAVAGGVMLALAADKVYCRSGIILNPHYKQMGLYGSEYWTYLLPRRVGAQKAFELAETCLPIGTRSAKKIGLIHDFFGESHSTFTHQIELIASELSNSHDYHEQLSYKIAKRAQDEFFKPLERYRTDELNKIMINLRDPAYHDARRNFVYKIAPSQTPLYLAKHRSESSQKCVLIAA, encoded by the coding sequence ATGAAAATCTTAATAATAGCACCGGAATACAATAGCTTGATTCAACGAACTTATGTAGAACTTGTCGAGCGAGGTCATGACATTTCGATTGAGTTGGCTATAAACGACCGAGTGATGATTGAAGCAACCGAACTGTATCAGCCTTATTTAATTATTGCGCCAATGCTAAAAACAGCGATACCAAAAAGCATTTGGAGCAAACACACGTGCATCATTATTCATGTTGGAATCAAAGGAAATAGAGCATCATCGCTATTGCAGTCGTCTTCTGACAAACAAGAATGGAATGTCACTGCACTACAAGCATCTGCATCAATAGATACAAGTCCTGTATGGTCAACACGTACTCTCAAACTACGAAGGTACAGCGAAGGCTTCCAGTATAGTGCTGAAGTGACACAAGCAGTCGTAAAAACAATAGTAGAGACAGTAAAACGATACCAAGGTAGTTCTTTTGTACCAATCCCTAATTCAGGTAATGCCAATGATTATCTAAGCCCGTACACAACGCAAAGCATTCGTACCATCAAATGGCAATTAGAGTCTACCAAAAGCATTCTGAAAAAAATCCGAGAAGCTGACAGAGAACAGGTTGTTCTGGACACAATAGAAGGACAGCAATACTACCTCTACGGCGCTCATGAAGAAACCAGCTTCAAAGGAAAACCGGGACAAATCATTGCAACTCGCAATGGTGCTATCTGCCGAGCTACGACAGATGGAGCTATTTGGATAACGCACTTAAAGAAAAAGAGCAATATTGCTACGTTCAAGCTCCCAGCAACACTGGTATTAAAAGATCACCTGCAAGGAGTCCCCGAAATTAAGGTACCCCTGACAATTCCCTCCAATCGCAAAACCTATAGAGAGATCTGGTACGAAGAGAAGGACAGTGTGGGATACTTGCATTTCGACTTTTACAATGGAGCGATGAGCACCGAACAATGCGAGCGTCTCAGACTTGCTTATGTCTGTGCTCGTAACAGAAACACAAAAGTCATCGTACTGATGGGAGGTCAAGATTTCTGGTCTAACGGCATTGACTTTAACACAATTGAAGCGGCAAGCGATCCCATCATGCAATCTTGGGACAACATCAATGCGATGAACGACCTTGTAAGAGAAATTATCACAACAAAAACACATCTCACTATTGCGGCTATGCATGAAAATGCTGTAGCAGGTGGTGTTATGCTTGCACTTGCTGCCGATAAAGTCTATTGCCGCAGTGGTATCATCCTCAACCCTCACTACAAGCAAATGGGCTTGTACGGCTCTGAATATTGGACTTATCTGTTGCCCAGGCGTGTTGGAGCACAAAAAGCATTTGAACTGGCAGAAACTTGTCTGCCAATAGGGACACGCAGCGCTAAGAAAATTGGGCTGATCCACGATTTCTTTGGAGAAAGTCATAGCACTTTCACACACCAAATTGAACTGATTGCATCCGAACTTAGCAACAGTCACGATTACCACGAACAACTCAGCTACAAAATTGCAAAACGTGCTCAAGACGAATTCTTCAAACCTCTTGAAAGATACCGTACTGACGAACTAAATAAAATCATGATTAACTTAAGAGACCCCGCTTATCACGATGCTCGCCGTAATTTTGTTTACAAAATCGCTCCATCACAAACACCGTTGTATCTTGCCAAGCACCGCTCAGAGTCGTCCCAAAAGTGTGTATTAATAGCCGCTTAA